A region of the Streptococcus oralis Uo5 genome:
TTCTGACCTCAATTTCTGATTTGCTTTTACTAAGACTTCATTGTAAACCCTGTTAATTTCTTGTAAATCTCCACTGTCAATCGCCATTTGCATGCTGACAAGCATCCCTGCATAATCATGACGAAAACCTCGAATTTCATTATACAACTCCACAATTTCATCAGTATAAGTCTGTAAATGCTTTTGTTCAAATTTCTTTTGTTTTAGAGCAATCTCTTTTTCAATTTGAACCTTGTGAGAATTCATTGCAAAGAAAATCAATAACAAGCAAATAAAAACAATGGTTGATAAAATACTTCCGAAGCTATTTAAATGATGAGTTGTACTTACTATATCTGAAATAAACAATACGATATGCAAACCAAAGAAAGCAACTATTACTTTTTTTAAAAAAGGGTACAGATAATCTTTATCAAAATATTTAATATCCAGATGAAAATAACGGATTATTATTAGAATAGAAAAATAAGTCATCAACAATATTACTAAAAGGAATGTACTTTTATAGTGTAATACTACTTCATCTCCTGTTATAGAAGATAAAGTTACGGATATAAAAGTATGAGTACTGTGATATAATAAAGACAATAGTAGACTGATAAAAATAGATTTGTATTTTTCAGACTTCTTTAACTTTCTTAAATAAAGATACACAACCAAAGGAAATAAAAATTTAGACAAAGCAAAACTATTAGAAAATACTAGTGTAATAATTTCTTCAAGTGTAAAAACTGAGATACATGTGTAACAGAAAAAAACAATTTGTTCTTTTCTATTTATTTTACAAATCCATTCATAACTTTTGCTAATGATGATAAAATAAAAAATAGCTATCCCTAATCCAAATAAATCCATTACTCTCTACCTTTATTTCATTACTTTCTTCTTGGAAAAATAAGATTACGAATTGTTTCTGAAATTCTCCAATCTCCACCCCGAATCTCTTGCAATTCTGCCTCTGTTACCTCTTTAAATTGTTCCAACTTTACTGTATTTTTCATAATGAAATCTCCTGTATTATTTTTTCTTGTAAGTTAACTTACACATCTATTATACAAAATGAAGACCATGTAAGAAAAAATTCTTCCCAACTGTACATTTTTGCACCTGAAACGCACTTTTTTAAGAAAAAAGCTGGGATTTATCCCAGCTTCGCATCTAAAATTGATCCCAGCAGGATTCGAACCTGCGACCGTTCGCTTAGAAGGCGAATGCTCTATCCAGCTGAGCTATGAGACCTAACATGACCATTCTATCAAAAAACAAGAGCTAAGTCAATCTTCTATTTGTGATAAGGAGAACCCTGCTGAATTGTAAAAGCACGGTAAATTTGTTCAACTAAAACCAATCTCATTAACTGATGTGGTAATGTCAGACGTCCAAAACTGACAGAAAGATTGGCCCTATTTTTTACAAC
Encoded here:
- the comD gene encoding competence system sensor histidine kinase ComD; translated protein: MDLFGLGIAIFYFIIISKSYEWICKINRKEQIVFFCYTCISVFTLEEIITLVFSNSFALSKFLFPLVVYLYLRKLKKSEKYKSIFISLLLSLLYHSTHTFISVTLSSITGDEVVLHYKSTFLLVILLMTYFSILIIIRYFHLDIKYFDKDYLYPFLKKVIVAFFGLHIVLFISDIVSTTHHLNSFGSILSTIVFICLLLIFFAMNSHKVQIEKEIALKQKKFEQKHLQTYTDEIVELYNEIRGFRHDYAGMLVSMQMAIDSGDLQEINRVYNEVLVKANQKLRSEKYTYFDLNNIEDSALRSLIAQSIVYARKNDVEFTLEVKDVITRLSMDLLDLVRIMSILLNNAVEGAADSYLKQMEVAVIKMDFETVIVIQNSCKITMTPSEDLFALGFSTKGRNRGLGLNNVKEILDKYDNIILETEMEDNTFRQIIRFKREFE
- the comC gene encoding competence-stimulating peptide ComC translates to MKNTVKLEQFKEVTEAELQEIRGGDWRISETIRNLIFPRRK